In Salvelinus sp. IW2-2015 linkage group LG3, ASM291031v2, whole genome shotgun sequence, the DNA window CAATGTAACGCTTGCAACagtgcgttgcagaggcagttgcagtgcgttctgtgtggtgcatacgttggatttatcgaacgtatgtaTCAAACTGTATGCGTCGACGGCTTGGCATgaagtgaatgttgaactttgttTGCACACATATCCAAGTGATGCTGCAATTTAACGCAATGCCACAAGAGATATACAGCAGGACGTTAGCGGCGATGCAGCCTGAAGACCCTACGTTGAAGTGCGTCGAATTCTACATCATGCAGAAATTAAATCAGGGAAGTTTCTTCTCACGACCTCTACAAGTCAGATACTTTACCAGTTGTCCGTGTGTCTGGTCCTTTTGCAGATCGGAATGTGAGACACAATATCCACAGAGTAGTGTTATCAACCCGACCATCAGTATGCTGGAATGtaactttatatatttttgttgacaAACACTTGCACAATATGGACGAGCCTAACCGAACCACAAATGCTTCCAAATGATTGCAAGGAAAGTGCTTAGGTGGACTACATTGTTACATTTGGCTATTATTTACATATTGACAATAAAAGCTAGAGAACCTACCGGCGCCGCAAAAGTCAGGTATTCAACACTTTCCTATGGATACCCTATTTACACTTCTTACCACCAAAAGCATGTACAACCTGTAAAgtgtaaatataattttattcattCTGCCTTGTAAAGACTTGCGTCTTTTTTACAGCGACTTATTTGACTGATATAGCATTGAGTAACTATGGTAACAGTCTGAAGTTTAGGCAAGGGGCGATGAAACAACGGAAGCTCATTCATTTTCAAGGAAGGAAGCAGAGTGGGCGGTGGACCATTGGGCGACGCGAGCATGGGCGAGGGACGTAAACAGGGCGGGACAAAAGTTATTCAAAGGTGCATTTTATTCAAATAACGTTACTAGTTACGAGTTgcaacagccacaaagtcataaactgCGTTTTTTTTCTACATTCCTATTAACATATTACTTtaaacttaaccacactgctagctgTATAcccaaccttaaattaagaccaaaaagtacacaaataatttcatgaatttttatgatATAGGCKATTTTTTTATGTGGCTGTGCAAACTATTGGAAACcgtgcagagttttgcaagataTGGCTCAGAAAATGTATCTCAATCCAGGGATGGATGGATGTCCTctgaattgtcccattatcccaactgttacactgAGATGATTGAATTACTCCCTTTTGTCCTCATGCTAGGTAGCATAAaccacagcagccattttggaaaacaaacaaaacagcagaATTTGTCAGGAGCCCGTAAACCATCTGCTATCCAATACAATGCATTTCTAATCCCTGGATTGGGGTACATTTTCCAAACTATATGTCACACCAGCTCCACTGTGTCTTAATCTACACAGGAAGCCTGTCTgaccctagtgcagctgtaaaTCAGCGGGTTGCATCTGCTGGCTAGCTGCAGGTATATttatgctaatgttaactagctaMCAAAAGGTGGAAAGGAAGATGGACAATTAAAAAGTCATGTTAATGTTtgtgcattgtctgtggacccaTCGCTATATGGTCCAGATACTAGTGATTGTGAGTGAGCAAAGCTCTTAGTCTGCATAAGCACTGTTGTTACTGCCAATGTGATTTACAACTTGGTGGTTATCTTTTCTCAGAGGTGGGAGGCAGCAATGCTGAAGAGGCTGCTGCATGGAGTGAACGTCCCTCCAGAGCCCCCTAGGAAGAGGCTGAAGTAGAGGAGAGACTCCTGGGATATCTGTCTGACCTGAGCCTCTCACTYCCCACTGATTCATCTGACCATCACTGATGAGCTCAACAGTGATCCCTGTGACCAAGGTCTARTATATTTGCATAGACAAGTACAGAACAACAATAGaaagtacactgagtgtataaacattaggaacaccttcctagtattgcGRTGCACCCcaccttttgcactcagaactccctcaatttgtcagggcatgaactctacaaggtgttgaaagtgttccacagggatgctggcccatgttgactctaatgcttcccacagttatgtcaagttggctggatgtcctttgggtggtggaccattcttgatacacacaggaaactgtggaGCGTGAACAACCCAGcaacccatgtctcaaggcttaaaaatccttctttaacctgtctctccttcatctacactgatttaacaagtgacatcaataagggatcatagctttcacctggtcagtctgtcatggagaaagcaggtgttcctaatgttttgtacactcaatgtatgtgTTACATGCTGTTGCTAATTTTGAAAGAAGACTGGATAGGAGTAATTGCTATGACATTCATAAGCCACTTTGCCATcactgactgactgcatcacaTTGACATTCCATTTCCTATCCTTCCCTTTCTTTGCCTTCCTCTCTCTTATCCCTGTCTTTTATATTTCTCCTCCAGTCTTAAGCGCCCATCACCCATGGCTGCATCGAGTCTGCTGCTCAAGTTCTCTGTCCAGGAGCTCTTTGAAGTAAGCTAGCCGTCTATGGGCACCTCTTCCTCCACACTAGTCATCTCtgtggaccacacacacaactctgggCCATGATTGGGGGTGGGGGCCTTAGCTCAGAATGGGGCCCCAGTGGAAAGCAGAGGACCAAGCCCACCATAAATGTCCAAAAGGCTCATCCGCTCCTCTTCAGAACCCACCCTCCCCTCTGCCCACTTCTTCCACCACACTGGCACCGGCTTCCTCCTTCCAGCTAGTTGGCCCTCTGATTGGAAGGCTGTCCGAGAAATGGGCGGGGCAGATAAACAGGGCAGGACCAGGAAGMGGAAGACGCCTCACCTGGACATGGAGATTGAGAGCCTGCTGAACTAGAAATCCACCAAGAAGCAGCAGAGCAAGAAGGTACAGTATAAACCGGAAGAGGGAAGGGAAATAGATGGGGATAGCCTGGATGTAGTTTGAACCATAACAGTACAAACTGTATTATACTGCCCAACGTTGGGACACACAGTCAATGGCGAAATCAAaacccaagtgtgtgtgtgtgtgtgttatagatgAGCAGAGCGAATCTGGAGCTGCTGAACACCAGCACAGCTAAAGAACAGTCCATTGTTGAGAAGTTCCGGTCGCGTTCAGGTCCAAGAGTTCTGTGGCCACGGGACCAAAAAGTTGTGTCTGCGGTCTGGATTCACACCCCAGGCTTGCACCAAGCAGCATTTCCGGTCAGTGCAGCTACACAGTCTTAGAAATACTCTCCCAAAGATGTATTGTTCTTGATTTAATCAAGAAATCCCAATTTTCTGACTTCATCTTTCGTTCTATACTTCATTTAATCATCCCCTCCACAAAAGGATTGTTGTGCTGATCGAATCTCTAAgcgctctctcccttctcattGGAGCTATCCATTCAATCACTTATGTGTCTTATGATTGGCTGATCTATCTTTTTTTTTGTCCTACCCTATTGACTAAGCCCAgtcttctctcccctctgacGCATCATCAACAAGCATACAGACGAGAGTCTTGAAGACTGCTCTTTCCTCAGCACCTGTTTCCACATGGACACCTGTAAAATATGTCCACTAGGGGATCGACAGCCTCCAGAGGCAGAGGGGGGTCTGATGGGTTCCCAAGCTTGGGACATGGAGGTGGGACTATACCAGGGGGAAGAAGACYGAAACGTGGGGAAACTGTTCACCTCTCAGgtgagagggaggaatagagggaaGCAGGGAGATGAAAGGGGGAGGCTaatgagaaggaaggagggagagactggaaggaagtgtgtgtgtgtggggggtcacCCATCAACCACtcaggcttttattttggtaCACGTCTCTACAGGTTTTGGACTTTCTGAAATTRATATACTTTCGGAATCCCCAAAGGGAGACATTAGGAAAATGTCTGTCGACATAGTTATGTCTGCTACCTCCAAATTTAGTCAGATGTGGTTCTTAGGCAGTCTGATGCTGCAGTTCGATCCAGCCTGACCCGGTTTGATCCGGTTTTGTCCCCCATCACAGTGGATCTGTTGTGGCATCCGCGTCCTGGGAAAGTTATCTGTGGTGATGgccgaccccccccccctgggACATCCACATGGGGCTGCCCTATGGAACTCTGACGGACAACGAGATGAGGAAGCTCCACACCCAATTCCTCCAGGACGACCGCTTCCTTTTCCTCTGGGTGACAGTCAGGTACCTCCACCAATCAGATGTGTGGAATAGTGTTACTAATCGACCAATCAGCTGCCAGGAAACCAGTACATGCTAATGAACATGCACTACAGCAGAAAGggtctgacagagctggttaatGATAGAAGATTAAACTCCTGATTTTGGATAATGTTGATTGGTGTTTTGATTGACGTCTTTCACTTAGAATTTACAATAGACTGTTTTAATCTCCATGTCTCTCCCTAGCTCTTTCCTTTAGGGCTATGGAGttgtgtgtaaaatgtgtgtcttttggggtaagtctcttTATTCATCAAACTTTGTGACAGTTGATTTACTTACTGGCCCAATCTGACTGTGGGTCTtccccttgctctctctcgtAGCTATGAGCGTGTTGATGAGCTCATTTGGTTGAAGACCGACCAGTTACAGAGATTTTGGTATGTATTGTGATATGTTGTGCGGCATCATACCTCTTATCTGAGTCTGTGGGCTCTGCTCTGGGCGGTATGGTGCAGTCAGTTGTGTGTATTTACTGctattatggtgtgtgtgtgtgtacaaaagtGTATTGATGTGCGTTTCTCCTCAGGTAGGTGTGACGGAAAGCCCCCAGGGATTCAACAGAGGGCTGGGCTGTGATGTCATTGTGGCCAAGGTCAGGGGTCAAACACATTGAATCCATTTGATGTTACATTCCCWTCCCAAGAGAGCCCTGAATGTTTTAACTCGACCCTCtcctatatctccctctctttgtcMctacctctctctttctcctatctTAGGTGCATTCCATCAACCACAAGCCAAATGAGATCTGTGGGATGATTGATACTTTCACCTGGTACCAagaagattgagctctttggcagACCTCACAATGTCCAACCCAACTTGTACGTGTCTCTGTATTTATTGTATTAGGTATCTGTCTGTATGTCGCTA includes these proteins:
- the LOC111953381 gene encoding LOW QUALITY PROTEIN: N(6)-adenosine-methyltransferase subunit METTL3 (The sequence of the model RefSeq protein was modified relative to this genomic sequence to represent the inferred CDS: inserted 4 bases in 3 codons; deleted 3 bases in 2 codons; substituted 3 bases at 3 genomic stop codons), producing the protein MAASSLLLKFSVQELFEVSXPSMGTSSSTLVISVDHTQLWAMIGGGGLSXRMGPQWKAEDQAHHKCPKGSSAPLQNPPSPLPTSSTTLAPASSFQLVGXSDWKAVREMGGADKQGRTRKRKTPHLDMEIESLLNXKSTKKQQSKKMSRANLELLNTSTAKEQSIVEKFRSRXQVQEFCGHGTKKLCLRSGFTPQACTKQHFRPVFSPLXRIINKHTDESLEDCSFLSTCFHMDTCKICPLGDRQPPEAEGGLMGSQAWDMEVGLYQGEEDXNVGKLFTSQWICCGIRVLGKLSVVMADPPPWDIHMGLPYGTLTDNEMRKLHTQFLQDDRFLFLWVTVRYLHQSDVWNSVTNRPISCQETSTC